The following coding sequences lie in one Nitrospirota bacterium genomic window:
- the tuf gene encoding elongation factor Tu (EF-Tu; promotes GTP-dependent binding of aminoacyl-tRNA to the A-site of ribosomes during protein biosynthesis; when the tRNA anticodon matches the mRNA codon, GTP hydrolysis results; the inactive EF-Tu-GDP leaves the ribosome and release of GDP is promoted by elongation factor Ts; many prokaryotes have two copies of the gene encoding EF-Tu): MAKAKFERVKPHANVGTIGHVDHGKTTLTAAMTKVMGFKGLA; the protein is encoded by the coding sequence ATGGCTAAGGCAAAGTTCGAGAGGGTAAAGCCTCATGCAAATGTAGGCACGATAGGGCATGTAGACCATGGGAAAACCACCCTTACTGCGGCTATGACGAAGGTTATGGGCTTTAAGGGACTTGCCA